The Mercenaria mercenaria strain notata chromosome 10, MADL_Memer_1, whole genome shotgun sequence genome contains a region encoding:
- the LOC123560237 gene encoding uncharacterized protein LOC123560237 isoform X2, whose amino-acid sequence MIDNVGGPQRVNNLLTTLNIPSINNKNLKVMEKRAGVMIEQFADDNMKEESFKAFEKEVGAPLITMAGGSGGQNISDENVDPVKLPINETKNIHSSNSKHPLIQLSGSRFQNVSVESANLPINETQTNKPHSSNNQSPPVVPALASHENVRDGDTTAPDKSSLGMTVCADHGWQKKGFDSLTGG is encoded by the exons ATGATTGACAATGTTGGCGGCCCACAGAGAGTAAACAATTTACTCACTACACTTAATATTCCATCCATTAACAACAAGAATTTAAAAGTCATGGAGAAGCGGGCCGGAGTTATGATAGAACAATTTGCTGATGATAACATGAAGGAAGAAAGCTTTAAAGCTTTTGAGAAGGAAGTAGG AGCTCCTTTAATAACTATGGCTGGAGGCAGTGGTGGTCAGAACATAAGTGATGAAAATGTTGATCCAGTCAAGCTCCCAATTAATGAGACCAAGAACATACACAGTTCAAACAGCAA ACATCCTTTGATACAACTGAGTGGAAGCAGATTTCAGAATGTCAGTGTTGAAAGTGCCAATCTCCCAATAAATGAGACACAGACTAACAAGCCACACAGTTCAAACAATCA gTCACCTCCCGTTGTTCCAGCATTGGCTAGTCATGAAAATGTAAGAGATGGAGATACAACTGCACCTGATAAATCAAGCCTGGGAATGACAGTATGTGCAGATCATGGATGGCAGAAGAAAGGCTTTGATAGCCTAACAGGTGGGTGA
- the LOC123560237 gene encoding uncharacterized protein LOC123560237 isoform X1 yields MPSFCVNTKLGAAMIDNVGGPQRVNNLLTTLNIPSINNKNLKVMEKRAGVMIEQFADDNMKEESFKAFEKEVGAPLITMAGGSGGQNISDENVDPVKLPINETKNIHSSNSKHPLIQLSGSRFQNVSVESANLPINETQTNKPHSSNNQSPPVVPALASHENVRDGDTTAPDKSSLGMTVCADHGWQKKGFDSLTGG; encoded by the exons ATGCCAAGCTTCTGTGTGAACACAAAACTTGGTGCAG CAATGATTGACAATGTTGGCGGCCCACAGAGAGTAAACAATTTACTCACTACACTTAATATTCCATCCATTAACAACAAGAATTTAAAAGTCATGGAGAAGCGGGCCGGAGTTATGATAGAACAATTTGCTGATGATAACATGAAGGAAGAAAGCTTTAAAGCTTTTGAGAAGGAAGTAGG AGCTCCTTTAATAACTATGGCTGGAGGCAGTGGTGGTCAGAACATAAGTGATGAAAATGTTGATCCAGTCAAGCTCCCAATTAATGAGACCAAGAACATACACAGTTCAAACAGCAA ACATCCTTTGATACAACTGAGTGGAAGCAGATTTCAGAATGTCAGTGTTGAAAGTGCCAATCTCCCAATAAATGAGACACAGACTAACAAGCCACACAGTTCAAACAATCA gTCACCTCCCGTTGTTCCAGCATTGGCTAGTCATGAAAATGTAAGAGATGGAGATACAACTGCACCTGATAAATCAAGCCTGGGAATGACAGTATGTGCAGATCATGGATGGCAGAAGAAAGGCTTTGATAGCCTAACAGGTGGGTGA